A single genomic interval of Nitrospiria bacterium harbors:
- a CDS encoding SUMF1/EgtB/PvdO family nonheme iron enzyme: MRDASVMMKSQRHPARPNKTVRFWILLGVFLGVCAGAFACSSPPPGMVWIPPGPFTMGSDEKDLQGRSVDLGLIKPWFQDEAPARTVNLPGFFLDRYEATNRDFAAYIRARRAQSPASWEADAYPPGRDRYPVTDVTWYQAAAYCAWAGKRLPTEAEWEKAARGPEGLRYPWGNEFDAGKANLLSDGLRPVGSYPQGASFYKVLDLEGNVWEWTEDWYQPYPGNAVPSDKYGRRFKVIRGKSWARSFGHQREDEAREITAHEARASYRLYFDPVFSFGDLGFRCAKSA; the protein is encoded by the coding sequence ATGCGTGACGCGAGCGTCATGATGAAATCGCAACGGCATCCGGCCCGTCCAAATAAAACCGTTCGGTTTTGGATCCTCCTCGGAGTCTTTCTGGGAGTCTGCGCGGGCGCGTTCGCCTGTTCGTCGCCGCCCCCCGGGATGGTCTGGATTCCTCCCGGCCCCTTCACGATGGGAAGCGATGAAAAAGATCTTCAGGGCCGGAGCGTGGATCTGGGCTTGATCAAGCCCTGGTTTCAGGATGAGGCCCCGGCCCGCACCGTGAACCTGCCCGGTTTTTTTCTCGACCGCTACGAGGCGACCAACCGGGATTTCGCGGCCTACATCCGCGCGCGGCGCGCGCAGTCCCCCGCGTCCTGGGAGGCCGATGCGTACCCCCCGGGCCGGGATCGCTATCCCGTGACGGACGTGACCTGGTATCAGGCCGCGGCCTATTGTGCCTGGGCCGGAAAACGGCTTCCCACCGAGGCCGAGTGGGAAAAGGCCGCCCGCGGGCCGGAGGGTCTTCGCTATCCCTGGGGGAACGAATTCGATGCCGGCAAGGCCAATCTGCTCTCGGACGGACTGCGGCCGGTCGGGTCCTATCCGCAGGGCGCGAGCTTCTACAAGGTCCTGGATCTGGAGGGCAACGTCTGGGAATGGACCGAGGACTGGTACCAGCCGTATCCGGGAAACGCGGTTCCGTCCGATAAATACGGCCGGCGCTTCAAGGTCATCCGTGGAAAATCCTGGGCCCGGAGTTTCGGCCATCAGCGGGAGGACGAGGCGCGGGAGATCACCGCGCACGAAGCCAGGGCCTCCTACCGTCTTTATTTCGACCCCGTCTTCAGTTTCGGGGATCTCGGTTTCCGATGCGCCAAGAGCGCTTGA